The following proteins come from a genomic window of Hymenobacter canadensis:
- the icd gene encoding NADP-dependent isocitrate dehydrogenase, with the protein MAEQKITIKNGKLNVPDQPTIPFIEGDGTGPDIWAASVRVFDAAVEKAYGGSKKLVWKEVMAGEKSFKQSGNWLPNDTLDAFREYLVGIKGPLTTPVGGGIRSLNVALRQELDLYACVRPVRWFDGVPSPVKHPELTDMVIFRENTEDIYAGIEYMNGTPQAQKMLEFLQDEMGVKKIRFPETSSFGIKPVSKEGTERLVRAAIKYAIEHKKPSVTIVHKGNIMKFTEGAFKTWGYELAEKEFGDKVYTWAQYDKVLAKQGQEVADAQQKAALDGGKILIKDSIADAFLQQILLRPAEYSVVATLNLNGDYISDALAAIVGGIGIAPGANINYLTGHAIFEATHGTAPKYANQDKVNPGSVILSGAMMLEHLGWNEAAALIYKGLEAAIAAKRVTYDFERLMEGATLLKCSEFGDEIIARM; encoded by the coding sequence ATGGCAGAACAGAAAATCACCATCAAAAACGGCAAGCTCAACGTGCCCGACCAGCCAACCATTCCTTTCATTGAGGGCGACGGTACGGGTCCGGACATTTGGGCGGCTTCCGTCCGCGTATTCGATGCCGCAGTGGAGAAGGCCTACGGCGGGTCGAAGAAGCTGGTGTGGAAAGAGGTGATGGCCGGCGAGAAGTCGTTTAAGCAGTCGGGCAACTGGCTGCCCAACGACACGCTGGATGCCTTCCGCGAATACCTGGTGGGCATCAAAGGCCCCCTAACCACGCCCGTGGGCGGCGGCATCCGGAGCCTGAACGTGGCCCTGCGCCAGGAACTAGACCTATATGCCTGCGTGCGCCCCGTGCGCTGGTTCGACGGCGTGCCTTCGCCCGTGAAGCACCCCGAGCTGACCGACATGGTCATCTTCCGCGAAAACACCGAGGACATCTACGCCGGCATCGAGTACATGAACGGCACGCCGCAGGCCCAGAAAATGCTGGAATTCCTGCAGGATGAGATGGGCGTGAAGAAGATCCGCTTCCCCGAAACGTCTTCGTTCGGCATCAAGCCCGTGAGCAAGGAAGGCACCGAGCGCCTCGTGCGCGCCGCCATCAAGTACGCCATCGAGCACAAGAAGCCTTCCGTGACCATCGTGCACAAGGGCAACATCATGAAGTTCACGGAGGGCGCCTTCAAAACCTGGGGCTACGAGCTGGCCGAAAAGGAATTCGGCGACAAAGTGTACACCTGGGCCCAGTACGACAAGGTGCTAGCCAAGCAGGGCCAGGAAGTGGCCGACGCCCAGCAGAAAGCAGCCCTCGACGGCGGCAAAATCCTGATCAAGGACAGCATCGCCGATGCCTTCCTGCAGCAGATTCTGCTCCGCCCCGCCGAGTACTCGGTGGTTGCCACCCTGAACCTGAACGGCGACTACATCTCCGACGCGCTGGCCGCCATCGTGGGCGGTATCGGCATTGCGCCGGGCGCCAACATCAACTACCTCACCGGCCACGCCATCTTCGAGGCTACCCACGGCACGGCGCCCAAGTACGCCAACCAGGACAAGGTGAACCCCGGCTCCGTGATTCTGAGCGGCGCCATGATGCTGGAGCACCTGGGCTGGAACGAAGCCGCCGCCCTCATCTACAAAGGCCTCGAAGCCGCCATTGCCGCCAAGCGCGTCACCTACGACTTCGAACGCCTGATGGAAGGCGCCACGCTCCTGAAATGCTCCGAATTCGGCGACGAGATTATCGCCCGGATGTAG
- a CDS encoding pyridoxal phosphate-dependent aminotransferase yields MLQLSQRGVALPASPYRKLTPYADAARQRGLVVHPLNIGQPDIETPPAMLAAVQRAAIQVLEYSPTAGYLSYRYKLADYYQRLGLPVVADDVLVTTGGSEAISFALLGCLNPGDEFIVPEPFYGPYSAFAVATGTHVVAVTSRLEDNFALPPIAEFERKITPRTKAILICSPNNPTGYVYSRQEMEQLKDLCLRHHLYLLSDEAYREFCYDAEYTSALHLHGADDHIVLLDTISKRYSACGARIGAIVTKNRALRDVFFKLAQLRVSPPGLGQLLAEAAADLPDTYFDHTKAEYLARRDLMLRRLREMPGVQVPTPSGAFYVIAHLPVDDADRFAQWLLESFSHHGQTLMISPASGFYATPGLGRQQVRLAYVVNQEVIGQAMDCLAAALEQYPGRTLA; encoded by the coding sequence ATGCTTCAGCTTTCTCAGCGCGGCGTGGCTCTGCCCGCTTCTCCGTACCGCAAACTCACGCCCTACGCCGATGCCGCCCGCCAGCGCGGCCTGGTGGTGCACCCGCTCAACATCGGCCAGCCCGACATCGAAACCCCGCCGGCCATGCTGGCGGCCGTGCAGCGGGCAGCCATTCAGGTGCTGGAATACAGCCCCACGGCCGGCTACCTCAGCTACCGCTACAAGCTGGCCGACTACTACCAGCGCCTGGGTTTGCCGGTAGTGGCCGACGACGTGCTGGTGACGACCGGCGGCAGCGAGGCAATTTCGTTTGCGCTGCTGGGCTGCCTCAATCCCGGCGACGAGTTCATTGTACCGGAGCCGTTCTACGGGCCCTACTCGGCGTTTGCGGTGGCCACGGGCACCCACGTGGTAGCCGTTACGTCCCGTCTGGAAGACAACTTCGCCCTGCCGCCCATTGCGGAGTTCGAGCGCAAAATCACGCCCCGTACCAAGGCCATCCTGATCTGCAGCCCCAACAACCCCACCGGCTACGTGTATAGCCGCCAGGAAATGGAGCAGCTCAAGGACCTGTGCCTGCGCCACCACCTCTACCTGCTTTCCGACGAAGCCTACCGCGAGTTCTGCTACGACGCCGAGTACACCAGCGCCCTGCACCTGCACGGCGCCGACGACCACATCGTGCTGCTCGACACCATCTCGAAGCGCTACAGCGCCTGCGGAGCCCGTATCGGGGCCATCGTCACGAAGAACCGGGCCCTGCGCGACGTATTTTTCAAGCTGGCGCAGCTGCGGGTGAGCCCGCCGGGTCTGGGCCAGCTGCTGGCCGAAGCCGCCGCCGACCTGCCCGACACCTACTTCGACCATACCAAAGCCGAGTATTTGGCCCGCCGCGACCTGATGCTGCGCCGCCTGCGTGAGATGCCCGGCGTGCAGGTGCCCACGCCCAGCGGCGCGTTCTACGTCATTGCCCACCTGCCCGTAGACGATGCCGACCGGTTTGCGCAGTGGCTGCTGGAAAGCTTCAGCCACCACGGCCAGACGCTGATGATTTCGCCGGCCTCGGGCTTCTACGCCACGCCCGGCCTGGGCCGCCAGCAGGTGCGCCTGGCCTACGTGGTCAACCAGGAAGTCATCGGCCAGGCCATGGACTGCCTCGCCGCCGCTTTGGAGCAGTACCCCGGCCGCACGCTGGCGTAA
- a CDS encoding DinB family protein, with product MNYPASLPEHWLRGPLPGFSPLLLPLAHALLQARDEVATALHDFPDHLLGARPAGMASVGFHLRHLAGVLSRMQTYTAHQPLTEEQFRYLAAETTDDAAASAPSLLRQFGEAVEQMLATLRSTPEATLPDFRPVGRQALPSTVMGLLTHAAEHTTRHTGQLLVTARVVQAAAMHP from the coding sequence ATGAACTATCCCGCGTCTCTCCCGGAACACTGGCTACGTGGCCCGCTGCCGGGCTTCTCCCCGCTGCTGCTGCCCTTGGCCCACGCCCTGCTGCAGGCCCGCGACGAAGTAGCCACTGCCCTGCACGACTTCCCCGACCACCTGCTGGGCGCGCGGCCGGCCGGCATGGCCTCGGTGGGGTTCCATCTGCGTCACCTGGCCGGCGTGCTCAGCCGCATGCAGACCTACACCGCCCATCAGCCCCTGACCGAAGAGCAGTTCCGCTACCTCGCCGCCGAAACCACGGATGATGCCGCCGCCAGCGCCCCCTCGCTGCTGCGGCAGTTTGGAGAGGCCGTGGAGCAGATGCTGGCCACACTGCGCAGCACGCCGGAAGCCACCCTGCCGGATTTCCGGCCGGTGGGGCGGCAGGCGCTGCCCAGCACCGTCATGGGTTTGCTCACGCACGCCGCCGAGCATACCACCCGCCACACCGGCCAGCTCCTCGTGACGGCCCGCGTGGTGCAGGCCGCCGCCATGCATCCGTAA
- a CDS encoding DUF4397 domain-containing protein: MKHALLLALSATAMLFSACAKDDDLPAPAAPVTPPIANAGYVRVVNNLAVRPGSNVQQGPVQLQVDFQPLGPATAIATASPYQALSAGERAVQVALPVSSGSGWVSFSRLPIAKDQRYSLFTYSNGSQTSARVVQEAALPAPVAGKAQLRVLNLAAESTPVRIEESAAPAALYPEVAWSSITGYQAVDARTYTLYASRTNGNYDPLFNQAVTLVPGKAYTLVLRGSNYPDVVAPEKLAFDLIEDE; the protein is encoded by the coding sequence ATGAAACACGCCCTACTCCTCGCGCTATCTGCTACGGCCATGCTGTTCTCGGCCTGCGCCAAAGACGACGACCTGCCCGCACCAGCGGCACCCGTAACCCCGCCCATTGCGAATGCCGGCTACGTGCGGGTGGTCAACAACCTGGCCGTGCGCCCCGGCAGCAACGTGCAGCAGGGCCCCGTGCAACTGCAGGTGGACTTTCAGCCGCTGGGGCCTGCTACCGCCATTGCTACGGCATCGCCCTATCAGGCCCTGTCGGCCGGCGAGCGGGCTGTGCAGGTGGCGCTGCCCGTCAGCTCCGGCTCCGGCTGGGTTTCGTTCAGCCGGCTGCCGATTGCCAAAGACCAGCGCTACTCTTTGTTCACGTACAGCAACGGCAGCCAGACATCGGCGCGGGTAGTGCAGGAGGCGGCGCTGCCGGCTCCCGTGGCCGGCAAGGCCCAGCTGCGGGTGCTCAACCTGGCCGCCGAATCCACGCCGGTGCGCATTGAGGAGTCGGCCGCGCCTGCTGCTCTCTACCCGGAAGTGGCCTGGAGCTCCATCACTGGCTATCAGGCCGTGGATGCGCGCACCTACACGCTTTACGCCTCCCGCACCAACGGCAACTACGACCCGCTGTTCAACCAGGCCGTGACGCTGGTGCCCGGCAAAGCCTACACCCTGGTGCTGCGCGGTAGCAACTATCCTGATGTCGTAGCCCCCGAGAAACTGGCCTTCGACCTGATAGAGGACGAATAA
- a CDS encoding M16 family metallopeptidase: MKKPLLLLIPALATLGLTQCQTSKPAATAAASTSATSPEAPKQKEYQYQTVEGDPLKARIYTLDNGLTVYLSDYDDAPRIQTYLAVRAGSKNDPATATGLAHYLEHMVFKGTSKLGTQNWQAEKAELTKIEALYEQYRAQRNDPAARKRTYHQIDSISGVAAKYAVANEYDKVMGAIGAKGSNAYTSVEQTVYQEDIPSNQLEKWAAIQSERLGEMVPRLFHTELEAVYEEKNRGLDNDFSKQYEALNRSLYQKHEYGTQTTIGTIEHLQNPSITEIKRYFDKYYVPNNVALCLSGDLDYDQTIRVIDQYFGKLQSKPVPAFTPAQEAPITAPLVTQIVGPDAENVMLGFRFPGTTTREALVLRMVDKLLSNGQAGLIDLNLNQQQKVLQAASFTDINNDYSSHILYATPRQGQKLEEVRDLLLAQLDKVKKGDFPDWLIPAIINNEQLQRTKSYENNEARAGAFVAAFVAREDWKDYLKQIDDFGTITKEEVMRVAQQYYGPGYAAIYKRTGKDANAVKVVKPAITPVPVNREVASDFYKQVTGLSSPELQPVFVDYKKDIQEVKLASGMPVYYTHNTENNLFNLFYVLDLGTNNDPKLGLATDYLQYLGTDKYTAAQLQQEFYKLGCSFAVQSGQDRTTVSLSGLDSNFEKALQLFESLLAAPKPDAAALKNMVAGVLKSRQDAKLNKQVILSQAMVNFAKYGPQNPFTTQLSEKELKALKPEQLTATIKTIPTYQHRVLYYGPRPVNTEDSKASLEESKKYPDNLVIILPGITDALQKYHRGPAKLTPTPAAKDFAEQAMNQRKVYWVDYNMVQAEILFLTKGTLYDKTLVPTTSLYNEYFGGSMGSIVFQELRESKALAYSASSRYANADKAGRSSYNLSYIGTQSDKLPEAMAGMNTLLNDMPVAEANLQIAKNAIRNSIATERITKADILLSYERARRLGLDYDLRRDVYEQTPNMSFQDLQKFQQARVKGQNQTILVIGSKDRLNFKELAKYGQVQQLTLEEIFGY; the protein is encoded by the coding sequence GTGAAAAAACCGCTTCTGCTTCTTATTCCGGCCCTGGCCACGCTCGGTCTTACGCAATGCCAGACCAGCAAGCCCGCCGCTACGGCAGCAGCCAGCACCTCAGCCACCAGCCCGGAAGCGCCCAAGCAGAAGGAATACCAGTACCAAACCGTGGAAGGCGACCCGCTCAAAGCGCGCATCTACACGCTGGATAACGGCCTGACCGTCTACCTCTCCGACTACGACGACGCACCGCGCATCCAGACCTACTTAGCCGTGCGCGCCGGCTCCAAAAATGACCCGGCTACTGCCACCGGCCTCGCGCATTACCTCGAGCACATGGTGTTCAAGGGCACTTCCAAGCTGGGCACGCAGAACTGGCAGGCCGAAAAAGCGGAGTTGACCAAGATTGAGGCGCTCTACGAGCAGTACCGCGCCCAGCGCAACGACCCCGCCGCCCGCAAGCGCACCTACCACCAGATCGACTCGATTTCCGGCGTGGCGGCCAAGTACGCCGTGGCGAATGAGTACGACAAGGTGATGGGCGCCATCGGGGCCAAGGGCTCCAACGCTTACACCTCGGTGGAGCAGACGGTGTACCAAGAGGATATTCCGAGCAACCAGCTGGAGAAGTGGGCCGCCATCCAGAGCGAGCGGCTGGGCGAGATGGTGCCGCGCCTGTTCCACACCGAGCTGGAAGCCGTGTACGAGGAGAAAAACCGCGGCCTCGACAACGACTTCAGCAAGCAGTACGAGGCCCTGAACCGCAGCCTCTATCAGAAGCACGAGTACGGCACCCAGACCACCATCGGCACCATCGAGCACCTGCAAAACCCGTCCATCACGGAGATTAAACGGTATTTCGACAAATACTACGTGCCCAACAACGTGGCCCTCTGCCTCAGCGGCGACCTGGACTACGACCAGACCATCCGCGTAATCGACCAGTATTTCGGCAAGCTGCAGAGCAAGCCGGTGCCGGCCTTCACGCCCGCCCAGGAAGCCCCCATCACGGCACCCCTCGTGACGCAGATTGTGGGGCCCGACGCCGAAAACGTGATGCTCGGCTTCCGCTTCCCCGGCACGACCACCCGCGAGGCGCTGGTGCTGCGCATGGTGGACAAGCTCCTGAGCAACGGCCAGGCCGGTCTGATTGACCTGAACCTCAACCAGCAACAGAAGGTGTTGCAGGCCGCTTCGTTCACCGACATCAACAACGACTACTCTTCGCACATCCTCTACGCGACGCCCCGCCAGGGCCAGAAGCTGGAAGAGGTGCGCGACCTGCTGCTCGCCCAGCTCGACAAGGTGAAAAAGGGCGACTTCCCCGACTGGCTGATTCCGGCCATCATCAACAACGAGCAGTTGCAGCGCACCAAAAGCTACGAAAACAACGAGGCCCGCGCCGGCGCCTTTGTGGCGGCTTTCGTGGCCCGCGAGGACTGGAAGGACTACCTGAAGCAGATTGACGACTTCGGCACCATCACCAAGGAAGAGGTGATGCGGGTGGCGCAGCAGTATTATGGCCCCGGCTACGCGGCCATCTACAAGCGCACCGGCAAAGATGCCAACGCCGTGAAAGTGGTGAAGCCGGCTATTACGCCGGTGCCCGTGAACCGCGAAGTGGCCTCCGACTTCTACAAGCAGGTAACCGGCCTGAGCAGCCCCGAGCTGCAGCCGGTGTTCGTGGATTACAAGAAGGACATTCAGGAAGTGAAGCTGGCTTCGGGCATGCCGGTGTACTACACCCACAACACCGAAAACAACCTCTTCAACCTGTTCTACGTGCTCGACCTGGGCACCAACAACGACCCCAAGCTGGGCCTCGCCACCGACTACCTGCAGTACCTGGGCACCGACAAATACACGGCCGCGCAGCTGCAGCAGGAGTTCTACAAGCTGGGTTGCTCCTTCGCGGTGCAGAGCGGGCAGGACCGCACCACCGTCAGCCTCTCCGGCCTCGACAGCAACTTCGAAAAGGCGCTGCAGCTATTTGAGAGCTTGCTGGCCGCGCCCAAGCCCGATGCCGCCGCCCTCAAGAACATGGTGGCTGGCGTGCTGAAGTCGCGTCAGGATGCCAAGCTCAACAAGCAGGTGATTCTGAGCCAAGCCATGGTGAACTTCGCCAAGTACGGCCCCCAAAACCCCTTCACCACGCAGCTGAGTGAGAAAGAACTAAAGGCCCTGAAACCCGAGCAGCTCACCGCCACCATCAAAACCATCCCGACCTACCAGCACCGCGTGCTGTACTACGGGCCGCGACCTGTTAATACCGAAGACAGTAAGGCGTCTTTAGAAGAGAGTAAGAAATACCCAGACAACCTTGTAATAATTCTGCCAGGCATAACAGATGCCTTACAAAAATACCACCGCGGCCCGGCTAAGCTCACCCCTACCCCGGCGGCTAAGGATTTCGCGGAGCAGGCTATGAACCAGCGCAAGGTGTATTGGGTGGACTACAACATGGTGCAGGCCGAAATCCTGTTCCTGACCAAAGGCACCCTCTACGACAAAACCCTGGTGCCGACTACTAGCCTCTACAACGAGTATTTCGGAGGTAGCATGGGCAGCATCGTGTTTCAGGAGCTGCGCGAGAGCAAGGCCCTGGCCTACTCGGCCTCGTCGCGCTACGCCAACGCCGACAAGGCCGGCCGCAGCAGCTACAACCTCAGCTACATCGGCACGCAGAGCGACAAGCTGCCCGAGGCCATGGCCGGCATGAACACCCTGCTCAACGACATGCCCGTGGCCGAAGCCAACCTGCAAATCGCCAAGAACGCTATCCGCAACAGCATCGCCACGGAGCGCATCACCAAGGCCGACATCCTGCTCAGCTACGAGCGTGCCCGCCGCCTCGGCCTCGACTACGATCTGCGCCGCGACGTGTATGAGCAGACGCCCAACATGAGCTTCCAGGACCTGCAGAAGTTTCAGCAGGCCCGCGTGAAAGGCCAGAACCAGACCATTCTGGTGATAGGCTCCAAAGACCGCCTCAATTTCAAGGAGCTGGCCAAGTACGGCCAGGTCCAGCAACTTACCCTGGAAGAGATTTTCGGGTATTAG
- a CDS encoding REP-associated tyrosine transposase, translating to MSELRKTYPGGLFFLTLTVVGWVDVFIRPQYTEIIIDSLRYCQQHKGLEIYAYVVMSSHIHLIAARTEGNLSDVLRDLKAHTARQLLKAIAENEQESRREWMMRLFAYYARPQRQNEQYMFWQKTTFPIALWTPAVVQQKRDYIHNNPVAAGLVTAPEHYPLSSACYFSPLQTLPL from the coding sequence ATGTCTGAGCTGCGCAAAACATATCCTGGAGGCCTATTCTTCCTGACGCTGACCGTGGTAGGATGGGTAGATGTATTTATCCGGCCGCAATACACGGAAATCATCATTGATAGCCTCCGCTACTGCCAGCAGCATAAAGGCCTCGAAATCTACGCCTACGTGGTGATGAGCAGCCACATTCACCTGATTGCGGCCCGTACGGAAGGTAACCTTAGCGACGTGCTGCGCGACCTGAAGGCGCACACCGCCCGGCAGTTACTCAAAGCCATTGCCGAAAATGAGCAGGAAAGTCGCCGGGAATGGATGATGCGGCTTTTCGCCTACTATGCCCGCCCGCAACGCCAAAACGAACAGTATATGTTCTGGCAGAAAACTACCTTCCCCATTGCCCTCTGGACGCCTGCCGTCGTGCAGCAGAAGCGGGATTATATCCACAACAACCCTGTAGCCGCTGGTCTTGTCACGGCTCCTGAGCACTACCCTTTGAGCAGTGCTTGCTATTTCAGTCCGTTGCAAACGTTGCCGTTGTAG
- a CDS encoding M12 family metallopeptidase has protein sequence MRKYSFFGLGAAVALSTISLTGCNKDQDNANQPAQLEQAQDAKAEEAYPGQSGAAKAGEWGGQPISYQEINGEKVYEGDILLTQEQVEASQGQDAGRPGSAGRTTGRWPSGVVYYTIDTALPNQARVTDAIAHWQANSPVRFVRRTTQTSYVTFRVGSGCSSNIGMIGSRQYINLASGCSTGNTIHEIGHALGLFHEQTRNDRDTYVNILTQNIQAGYEGNFTKYSGLGYGGTDYGVLDFGSIMMYGSFSFSSNGQPTITRKDGSTFNIQRTGLSAGDKSGIDAMY, from the coding sequence ATGCGTAAGTATTCATTTTTTGGGCTAGGCGCCGCAGTAGCACTTAGCACTATTTCGCTAACCGGTTGCAACAAGGATCAGGACAATGCCAACCAGCCGGCTCAGTTGGAGCAGGCCCAGGATGCCAAAGCCGAGGAAGCCTACCCCGGCCAGTCCGGTGCCGCCAAGGCCGGCGAATGGGGCGGCCAGCCCATCAGCTACCAGGAAATCAACGGCGAGAAAGTGTACGAGGGTGACATTCTGCTCACGCAGGAGCAAGTAGAAGCCAGCCAGGGCCAGGACGCCGGCCGCCCCGGCAGCGCCGGCCGTACCACCGGCCGCTGGCCGTCGGGCGTGGTGTACTACACCATTGATACCGCCCTGCCCAACCAGGCCCGCGTGACGGATGCCATTGCGCACTGGCAGGCCAACTCGCCGGTACGTTTCGTGCGCCGCACCACCCAGACCAGCTACGTAACGTTCCGGGTGGGCTCGGGCTGCTCGTCCAACATCGGCATGATCGGCAGCCGCCAGTACATCAACCTGGCTTCGGGCTGCTCCACGGGCAACACCATCCACGAAATCGGGCACGCGCTGGGCCTGTTCCACGAGCAGACCCGCAACGACCGGGACACCTACGTGAACATCCTCACCCAGAACATTCAGGCCGGCTACGAAGGCAACTTCACCAAGTACTCGGGCCTGGGCTACGGCGGCACCGACTACGGCGTGCTCGACTTCGGCTCCATCATGATGTACGGCTCGTTCTCGTTTTCCTCGAACGGCCAGCCTACCATCACCCGCAAAGACGGCTCGACCTTCAACATCCAGCGCACTGGCCTGTCGGCCGGCGACAAATCCGGCATCGACGCTATGTACTAG
- the dnaX gene encoding DNA polymerase III subunit gamma/tau: MENFVVSARKYRPATFRSVVGQQHVTTTLQNAIASQHLAQAFLFCGPRGVGKTTCARILAKTINCEFVEEHVRKSRPVSELIQQQPDIVPDALLSAADPDNTPFDLEACGKCSSCRAFQENASFNVHELDAASNNSVEDIRSLVEQVRYAPQQGRFKVYIIDEVHMLSNAAFNAFLKTLEEPPSYAIFILATTERHKIIPTILSRCQIFDFNRIKVDDMRNHLRYVATQEQIQAEDDALHLLAQKADGGLRDALSMFDQMVTFSGHNLRYQDVVQNLHILDYEYYFRLIDALLTENLSATLLLLDEVMQQGFDLHNFVVGAAEHLRGLLVCKDSVTVQLLEVSDNIRARYVQQAQDAPLPFLLSALNLVSLCDREFKQAKNQRLHVELTLMKLAYLNSAVQFARDLQGGVAIPAANGEVKKKSSVTSSVTPAPAATAPVAAAVSPAPAAPTAANGQLVADGTAETPAAYGRSNGYVAPAPAPLAANSQPRVEDSQLAHAPADPEPIVPVESGVEELHDTPSIEDETATQVPTTRQLRDTVPHVEIGAPSIAGHEPGQMAVTAAPMPPPRPGMPPAGIPLGLGTKLPGLGSLSAMKAQMEQKAAAGKAATDAEPSGPVTGLPVINDEVLQRVWKELTEERKPVSMMHYSLLNRPVQANEQHMILLRVDNPVQEDLFNELRAEFLGELRRRSGYPRLNVTVEIVERVETGRKLYTSTDKMDYLMEKYPMLGEMKQKLGLDVD; encoded by the coding sequence ATGGAAAATTTTGTTGTTTCGGCCCGTAAGTACCGCCCGGCCACGTTTCGCAGCGTGGTGGGGCAGCAGCACGTTACCACCACCCTGCAGAACGCCATTGCCAGCCAGCATCTGGCCCAGGCGTTTCTGTTCTGCGGCCCCCGGGGCGTGGGCAAAACCACCTGCGCCCGGATCCTGGCCAAAACCATCAACTGCGAGTTTGTAGAAGAGCACGTGCGCAAAAGCCGGCCGGTTTCCGAGCTGATTCAGCAGCAGCCCGACATCGTGCCCGACGCGCTGCTCAGTGCCGCCGACCCCGACAATACGCCCTTCGATCTGGAAGCCTGCGGCAAATGCTCGTCGTGCCGGGCCTTCCAGGAAAACGCTTCGTTCAACGTCCACGAGCTGGATGCGGCCTCCAATAACTCCGTCGAGGACATCCGCAGTTTGGTGGAGCAGGTGCGCTACGCGCCGCAGCAGGGCCGCTTCAAGGTGTACATCATCGACGAAGTGCACATGCTCTCGAATGCGGCCTTCAACGCCTTCCTCAAGACGCTGGAGGAGCCGCCGAGCTACGCCATCTTCATCCTGGCTACCACCGAGCGACACAAGATTATTCCGACCATCCTGTCGCGGTGTCAGATTTTCGACTTCAACCGCATCAAGGTGGACGACATGCGCAACCACCTGCGCTACGTGGCCACCCAGGAGCAGATTCAGGCCGAAGACGACGCCCTGCACCTACTGGCCCAAAAGGCTGATGGCGGCCTGCGCGACGCCCTGAGCATGTTCGACCAGATGGTGACCTTCTCGGGCCACAATCTGCGCTATCAGGACGTGGTGCAGAACCTGCACATTCTGGACTACGAGTACTATTTCCGGCTGATTGACGCCCTGCTGACCGAAAACCTGTCGGCCACGCTGCTCTTGCTGGATGAGGTGATGCAGCAGGGCTTCGATCTGCACAACTTTGTGGTGGGCGCGGCCGAGCACCTGCGCGGGCTGCTGGTGTGCAAAGACTCCGTGACGGTGCAGCTGCTGGAGGTGTCCGACAACATCCGGGCGCGCTACGTGCAGCAGGCTCAGGATGCGCCCCTGCCTTTCCTGCTCTCGGCCCTGAACCTGGTGAGCCTCTGCGACCGGGAATTCAAACAGGCTAAAAACCAGCGCCTGCACGTGGAGCTCACGCTCATGAAGCTGGCCTACCTCAACAGCGCCGTGCAGTTTGCCCGCGACCTGCAAGGCGGCGTGGCCATCCCAGCCGCCAACGGCGAGGTGAAAAAAAAAAGTAGCGTAACGAGTAGCGTAACGCCTGCTCCGGCCGCCACCGCGCCAGTTGCGGCAGCTGTGTCGCCGGCTCCGGCCGCTCCAACAGCCGCCAACGGCCAGCTCGTAGCCGACGGCACCGCCGAAACGCCAGCCGCTTATGGTCGCTCCAACGGCTATGTCGCACCCGCTCCAGCGCCACTGGCAGCCAACAGCCAGCCACGAGTAGAAGATAGCCAACTAGCCCACGCCCCAGCTGACCCCGAGCCTATTGTGCCGGTGGAAAGCGGCGTGGAAGAGCTGCACGACACACCCAGCATCGAGGACGAAACGGCCACCCAGGTGCCCACCACCCGGCAGCTGCGCGACACCGTACCGCACGTGGAAATCGGGGCACCCAGCATTGCCGGCCACGAGCCGGGCCAGATGGCCGTAACGGCCGCGCCCATGCCTCCGCCCCGCCCCGGGATGCCGCCGGCCGGCATACCCCTGGGCCTCGGCACCAAGCTCCCCGGTTTGGGCAGCCTGAGCGCCATGAAGGCCCAGATGGAGCAGAAGGCCGCCGCCGGCAAAGCCGCCACCGACGCCGAGCCCAGCGGCCCCGTTACTGGTCTTCCAGTTATCAACGACGAGGTACTGCAGCGCGTGTGGAAAGAGCTGACCGAGGAGCGCAAGCCCGTCAGCATGATGCACTACAGCCTGCTCAACCGCCCGGTGCAGGCCAACGAGCAGCACATGATTCTGCTGCGCGTCGACAACCCGGTGCAGGAAGACCTGTTCAATGAGCTGCGGGCCGAGTTCCTGGGCGAGCTGCGCCGCCGCTCCGGCTACCCGCGCCTGAACGTGACGGTGGAAATAGTGGAACGGGTGGAAACCGGCCGCAAGCTCTACACCTCCACCGACAAGATGGACTACCTGATGGAGAAGTATCCGATGCTGGGCGAGATGAAGCAGAAGCTCGGCCTCGACGTCGACTAA